In Providencia zhijiangensis, a single window of DNA contains:
- a CDS encoding YlaC family protein, whose amino-acid sequence MDIIKQILIDDLDAINQREQRDGKPYFNSQFLANHPYLCIGMIAAYLPLAVILWYAPYFGPYWTLGITLLFIILASVLLFDIKPVYHFEDIGVLDLRVCYNGEWFVTEVVSEDALNKVLESQEVSSGIKQEISRLLALKGNISFYDIYHIAYPEVSLPTQVTLAAQN is encoded by the coding sequence ATGGATATTATCAAACAAATACTTATAGATGATTTAGATGCCATTAATCAGCGTGAGCAACGTGATGGCAAACCTTACTTTAATAGCCAATTTCTCGCCAATCATCCTTATTTATGTATTGGCATGATTGCAGCCTATTTACCGCTTGCCGTGATCTTATGGTACGCACCCTACTTTGGCCCTTATTGGACGCTCGGTATAACCCTCTTATTCATTATACTTGCTAGCGTTCTGTTGTTTGACATTAAGCCTGTTTACCATTTTGAAGACATTGGCGTGCTTGATTTGCGCGTTTGCTATAACGGCGAATGGTTTGTCACTGAAGTCGTATCTGAAGATGCTTTAAATAAAGTTCTTGAATCTCAAGAAGTCAGCTCAGGTATCAAGCAAGAAATTTCTCGTTTATTAGCATTAAAGGGTAATATTTCCTTTTACGATATTTACCATATTGCATACCCAGAGGTTTCTTTGCCAACACAAGTTACTTTAGCTGCTCAAAATTAA
- a CDS encoding LuxR C-terminal-related transcriptional regulator, with product MRILVIDECYYTRLGITEYLSSNRKLKFISTGCINEGIKYINKYSPSIVLVNLTYYCHYSSYCPTLKTLLNRTSSIRFYIYINAAYPLTDKPLLLKDNFFIMSKNIMTQILDKVITDSDQIEKITKLANNNDSSIFTMKEQNIINNWMNETPNHIISRKLGISNSTVYSQKRHITSKVFVKNRIELFFIYNVFKYLY from the coding sequence ATGAGAATATTAGTTATTGATGAGTGTTATTATACCCGCCTTGGTATTACTGAATATTTATCTTCTAATAGAAAATTAAAATTCATTAGCACAGGGTGCATTAATGAAGGTATTAAATATATAAATAAATATTCACCCAGTATTGTTCTAGTTAATTTGACATACTATTGTCATTACTCGAGTTACTGCCCAACCCTGAAAACATTACTAAACAGAACCAGTAGCATTCGATTCTATATCTACATCAATGCTGCATACCCATTAACAGACAAGCCTTTGCTACTAAAAGATAATTTTTTCATTATGTCAAAAAACATCATGACTCAAATATTGGACAAAGTTATTACTGATTCAGATCAAATAGAAAAAATAACAAAGCTCGCTAATAATAATGACTCATCCATTTTTACGATGAAAGAGCAAAATATAATTAATAATTGGATGAATGAAACTCCTAATCATATTATTTCTAGAAAATTAGGCATAAGTAACAGCACCGTTTATTCACAAAAAAGGCATATTACATCAAAAGTCTTTGTTAAAAATAGAATTGAATTATTTTTTATTTATAATGTTTTTAAGTATCTTTATTAA
- the pyrC gene encoding dihydroorotase, whose amino-acid sequence MTTVTTLTIRRPDDWHVHFRDNEMLNTVVPFTSQFFGRAIVMPNLVPPVTTVEAARAYRERIKQAVPAGHQFTPLMTCYLTDTTDADELIRGFNEGVFTACKLYPANATTNSSHGVSDIKKIYPVLAAMEQAGMPLLIHGEVTASHIDIFDREALFIEQVMLPLRAQFPQLKVVFEHITTKEAAQYVLEANEFTAATLTPQHLMFNRNHMLVGGVRPHLYCLPILKRNVHQEALRAAVASGCDRFFLGTDTAPHVQSRKETSCGCAGVFNSPTALAAYATVFEELGALAHFEAFCSLNGPKFYELPVNEGHITLTKSENITCESIACGKDKLIPFLAGEDCGWTIKVGQ is encoded by the coding sequence ATGACAACTGTAACTACCCTAACGATCCGCCGCCCTGATGATTGGCATGTTCATTTTCGCGATAATGAAATGTTAAATACAGTCGTGCCGTTCACAAGCCAATTTTTTGGTCGTGCCATTGTCATGCCTAACCTTGTACCCCCTGTTACCACGGTAGAAGCCGCAAGAGCATACCGTGAACGAATTAAACAAGCGGTACCTGCTGGGCACCAATTTACACCGCTAATGACCTGCTATTTAACTGACACAACGGATGCTGATGAATTAATTCGTGGTTTCAATGAAGGTGTATTTACAGCCTGTAAATTGTATCCCGCAAATGCCACAACAAACTCTAGCCATGGCGTGTCTGACATTAAAAAAATCTACCCTGTTCTTGCTGCCATGGAACAAGCTGGAATGCCATTACTCATTCATGGGGAAGTGACCGCCAGCCATATCGATATCTTCGACCGTGAAGCGCTGTTTATCGAACAAGTCATGCTGCCATTACGAGCTCAATTCCCTCAGTTAAAAGTGGTTTTCGAACACATCACAACCAAAGAAGCCGCGCAATATGTGTTAGAGGCTAACGAATTTACAGCTGCGACCTTAACACCACAGCATTTGATGTTTAACCGCAACCATATGTTAGTTGGTGGTGTACGACCGCATCTATATTGCCTGCCGATTTTAAAACGTAATGTTCATCAAGAAGCATTACGTGCAGCTGTCGCTTCTGGCTGTGATCGCTTCTTCTTAGGCACCGATACTGCACCGCACGTTCAATCCCGTAAAGAGACATCCTGTGGCTGTGCAGGCGTATTTAACTCACCAACCGCACTAGCTGCCTATGCGACTGTATTCGAAGAATTAGGCGCTTTAGCGCATTTCGAAGCATTTTGTTCACTAAATGGACCTAAATTTTACGAATTACCCGTCAATGAAGGCCACATTACACTGACAAAATCTGAGAATATAACCTGCGAATCTATTGCCTGTGGGAAAGATAAATTGATCCCATTCTTAGCAGGTGAAGATTGCGGTTGGACTATCAAAGTAGGCCAATAA
- the cspE gene encoding transcription antiterminator/RNA stability regulator CspE — protein sequence MSDKMKGQVKWFNESKGFGFITPADGSKDVFVHFSAIQGNGFKTLAEGQQVEFTIENGAKGPAAANVTAI from the coding sequence ATGTCCGACAAAATGAAAGGTCAAGTTAAGTGGTTCAACGAGTCTAAAGGCTTCGGTTTCATCACTCCAGCTGATGGTAGCAAAGACGTTTTCGTCCACTTCTCTGCCATTCAGGGCAATGGTTTCAAAACTCTGGCAGAAGGCCAGCAAGTTGAATTCACCATTGAAAACGGTGCAAAAGGCCCAGCAGCTGCTAACGTAACTGCTATCTAA
- a CDS encoding DUF4760 domain-containing protein, whose translation MTLMQTTLQIISNTTVLFGVFVAIGAIIYNLETAKKTQTALFLFESRLDQQYVESLHVLKQIHYSGKSFRAYVFPAEGVAMTSCETAERLKFQYILNFYERVAVSIREGIYNEQMIKIASYSTVIETYEIAEPLIKAIREKRKSETTYQEFEWLVARWKKYPLKKNSSIFL comes from the coding sequence ATGACATTAATGCAGACAACTCTACAAATTATTAGTAATACAACGGTTTTATTTGGTGTTTTTGTTGCCATAGGCGCAATTATTTATAATTTAGAAACGGCTAAAAAAACACAAACTGCCCTATTTTTATTTGAAAGTCGATTAGATCAGCAATACGTAGAGTCTCTTCATGTTTTAAAACAAATCCATTACTCTGGAAAATCATTTCGTGCCTATGTTTTCCCTGCTGAAGGGGTCGCTATGACAAGTTGTGAAACCGCAGAGCGTCTCAAATTCCAATATATTTTAAATTTTTATGAACGCGTTGCCGTTAGTATCAGAGAAGGTATCTATAACGAGCAAATGATCAAAATAGCCTCATACTCAACCGTTATTGAAACATATGAGATTGCCGAGCCTTTGATTAAAGCCATTAGAGAAAAAAGAAAATCAGAGACGACCTATCAAGAGTTTGAATGGCTAGTGGCTCGCTGGAAGAAATATCCACTTAAGAAAAATAGCTCAATATTTTTATAA
- the ttrA gene encoding tetrathionate reductase subunit TtrA → MAKFSRRQWLKGGLVVGGLALFGASYREVAKRAVDGLVDGTSGKVTLDRINGNSLIPEGSAIGGWKENPAQVVSMTQCFGCWTQCGIRARVDSAKNEVLRIAGNPYHPLSHEKHFPYGMPLSTAFAKMGGESGLEHRSTACARGATLMEGLTSPLRILEPMKRVGKRGEGKWERISFEQLIKEVVEGGDLFGEGHVDGLRAIRDLETPLDPSQPKLGPKANQLLVTNAGDDGRDGFIRRFAQNAFGSKNFGAHGAYCGLAYRAGSGALMDDLDKNAHVKPDWDNTRFALFIGTSPAQSGNPFKRQGRQLASARLRDSFNYVVVSPALPLTTTLANDHGHWVPVQPGTDAALVMGMIRWIIENDRYNAAYLSVPSEKSMEAAGEKSWTNSTHLVITDDTHPLAGNLLQQSHLTGVVAEKGEDEKKAYLVQDANGELKLADEVTNAELFVTRQVTLHDGSEVTVKSSFQCLKEAADRMTLEEYSQRCQVPVKTIESLGKALTSYDRKAAVISHGGMMSGNGFYTAWSVIMLNALIGNLNLKGGVSVGGGKFNGENDGPRYNIAGYKGKVKPKGVVLSRSNEVYEKSDEFKARVAAGEKPYPAKAPWYPFAKGQLTEQLASALMGYPYSLKAWITNMTNPVYGIAGIRQVMEEKLKDPKHLPLIIGIDAFMNETTALADYIVPDTHNFESWGFSAPWSGVQVKASTARWPIVEPRTAKTADGQPVSMESFCIAVAKALNLPGFGDNVIADMDGNMYPLNTAEDYYLRVAANMAWLGEKPVPEAATEDITISGVERIMPQITRTLKPEEVRRVAYIFTRGGRFAPYEKAWDGDATGPQWKKGLQIWNPTVAINRHAITGERFSGCPTYYPPRMANGEDVNVVFPEKEWPLKMMSFKSHVMSSSTTMIERLRHVKPTNMVAIHPDDAAKVGVKHGDWVKITTPGGHVEAQISVLDGVMPGVLAVEHGYGHTEMGAKQHYLDGEAMPMNAANGSGINLNDLGFADPTREVANTWLDWVSGASVRQGLPARIELIG, encoded by the coding sequence ATGGCTAAATTCTCAAGACGTCAATGGCTTAAAGGTGGTTTAGTTGTCGGTGGTCTTGCTCTTTTTGGTGCAAGCTATCGTGAAGTTGCCAAACGTGCAGTAGATGGTTTAGTGGATGGCACCTCTGGCAAAGTGACGCTGGATCGCATCAATGGTAACTCACTGATCCCTGAAGGTTCAGCGATTGGTGGTTGGAAAGAGAACCCTGCGCAAGTTGTTTCAATGACTCAATGCTTTGGTTGCTGGACGCAGTGCGGTATTCGTGCCCGTGTGGACAGTGCGAAGAATGAAGTTTTGCGTATTGCAGGGAACCCATACCACCCTCTATCCCATGAAAAGCATTTCCCATACGGAATGCCGTTATCCACTGCATTCGCCAAAATGGGCGGTGAAAGTGGTTTAGAACATCGTTCAACGGCATGTGCTCGTGGCGCCACGCTGATGGAAGGGTTAACCAGTCCATTACGTATTCTCGAACCGATGAAGCGCGTTGGTAAACGTGGTGAAGGGAAGTGGGAGCGTATTAGCTTTGAACAGTTAATTAAAGAAGTGGTTGAAGGTGGGGACTTATTTGGCGAAGGTCATGTGGATGGTCTGCGTGCTATTCGTGATTTAGAAACGCCACTGGATCCATCTCAACCAAAATTAGGGCCTAAAGCCAACCAGTTACTGGTGACTAACGCCGGGGATGATGGTCGTGATGGTTTTATTCGTCGCTTTGCTCAAAACGCTTTTGGTAGTAAAAACTTCGGGGCTCACGGGGCTTACTGTGGTTTAGCATATCGTGCAGGTTCTGGTGCGTTGATGGATGACTTGGATAAGAATGCCCACGTCAAACCGGATTGGGATAATACGCGTTTCGCGCTGTTTATCGGAACATCGCCAGCGCAATCAGGTAACCCATTTAAACGCCAAGGTCGCCAGTTAGCGAGTGCTCGTTTACGTGATTCGTTTAACTATGTGGTTGTTTCTCCGGCACTGCCATTGACCACAACTTTGGCCAATGACCATGGTCACTGGGTACCAGTTCAACCGGGTACCGATGCCGCATTAGTGATGGGGATGATCCGCTGGATTATCGAAAATGACCGCTATAACGCGGCTTATCTGAGTGTGCCAAGTGAAAAATCCATGGAAGCGGCTGGCGAGAAAAGCTGGACGAACTCAACTCACTTAGTGATCACCGATGATACCCATCCTTTGGCGGGTAATCTGTTACAGCAATCTCACCTAACGGGTGTGGTGGCTGAAAAGGGTGAGGACGAGAAAAAAGCCTATTTGGTTCAGGATGCAAACGGCGAGCTGAAACTGGCGGATGAAGTGACGAATGCGGAGCTGTTTGTGACTCGTCAAGTCACGCTTCATGATGGTAGCGAAGTGACGGTGAAATCCAGCTTCCAATGTCTGAAAGAAGCCGCAGATCGCATGACGCTGGAAGAGTACAGTCAACGTTGTCAAGTGCCCGTGAAAACCATTGAATCACTGGGTAAAGCCTTAACCTCTTATGACAGAAAAGCGGCGGTGATTTCTCACGGCGGCATGATGAGTGGTAATGGTTTCTATACTGCATGGTCTGTGATTATGCTTAATGCGTTGATTGGTAACTTAAACTTAAAAGGTGGCGTTTCTGTCGGTGGCGGTAAATTTAACGGGGAGAATGATGGCCCTCGTTACAATATTGCAGGCTACAAAGGCAAGGTGAAACCGAAAGGTGTAGTGCTATCGCGCAGTAATGAAGTTTATGAAAAATCGGATGAATTCAAGGCAAGAGTAGCAGCGGGTGAAAAACCGTATCCAGCGAAAGCCCCTTGGTATCCGTTTGCGAAAGGTCAGTTAACTGAGCAGTTGGCTTCCGCATTGATGGGATATCCATATTCCCTGAAGGCGTGGATCACTAATATGACGAACCCAGTTTATGGTATTGCGGGTATTCGTCAGGTGATGGAAGAAAAACTGAAAGATCCGAAGCATCTGCCACTGATTATCGGTATCGATGCTTTCATGAATGAAACCACAGCGTTAGCGGACTATATTGTGCCAGATACCCACAACTTTGAGAGTTGGGGCTTCAGCGCACCATGGTCAGGTGTACAGGTGAAAGCGAGTACCGCGCGTTGGCCGATTGTAGAGCCTCGCACTGCGAAAACAGCGGATGGCCAGCCAGTTTCAATGGAGTCATTCTGTATCGCAGTCGCTAAAGCGCTGAATTTACCGGGCTTTGGTGACAATGTGATTGCGGATATGGATGGCAATATGTATCCGTTAAATACCGCTGAAGATTACTATCTGAGAGTGGCGGCTAACATGGCGTGGTTAGGTGAAAAACCGGTACCAGAGGCGGCAACAGAAGACATTACGATCAGTGGTGTCGAACGTATCATGCCGCAAATTACTCGCACATTGAAACCTGAAGAAGTTCGCCGTGTTGCGTATATCTTTACGCGTGGTGGTCGATTCGCGCCTTACGAGAAAGCGTGGGATGGAGATGCGACGGGTCCACAGTGGAAGAAAGGGTTACAAATTTGGAATCCTACGGTGGCGATTAACCGTCATGCTATCACTGGTGAGCGTTTTAGTGGTTGCCCGACCTACTATCCGCCTCGTATGGCGAATGGTGAAGATGTGAATGTGGTATTCCCAGAGAAAGAGTGGCCATTAAAAATGATGTCCTTTAAATCTCATGTGATGAGCAGTTCCACAACCATGATTGAACGTTTACGTCATGTGAAACCAACCAATATGGTGGCCATTCACCCTGATGATGCGGCGAAGGTGGGCGTTAAACATGGGGATTGGGTCAAAATCACCACACCAGGTGGCCATGTGGAAGCTCAAATTAGTGTGCTTGATGGTGTTATGCCGGGAGTTCTCGCGGTTGAACATGGTTATGGTCATACCGAAATGGGAGCTAAACAGCACTATTTAGACGGCGAAGCTATGCCGATGAATGCGGCAAATGGTTCAGGTATTAACTTGAATGATTTAGGGTTCGCGGATCCGACTCGTGAAGTGGCAAATACTTGGCTTGATTGGGTATCTGGTGCTTCCGTGAGACAAGGCTTGCCTGCTCGTATCGAGTTAATTGGCTAA
- a CDS encoding rhodanese-related sulfurtransferase — MPVLHNQISNKILKERMLAETEPRTTISFYKYFNIQDPAAFRNEWYQQFKALSVFGRVYIAKEGINAQISVPASNVDALRELIYATDPALNDLRLNIAIDDDGKSFWVLRMKVRDRVVADGIDDETFNPANTGQYLKADQVNAMIDDPNTIFVDMRNHYEYEVGHFDNAIEVPSDTFRDQLPMAVEMLQDQKDKNVVMYCTGGIRCEKASAYMLHNGFQNVYHVEGGIIEYARKAKEQGLPLRFKGKNFVFDNRMGERITDDTLAHCHQCGEVCDTHTNCKNDGCHLLFIQCPSCAEKYEGCCSHACTEEMKLPEEEQRIRRAGREVSNKIFNKSRHRLADGLLNSEK; from the coding sequence ATGCCAGTGTTACATAACCAAATTTCGAATAAAATCCTTAAAGAACGTATGTTGGCTGAAACTGAGCCGCGTACCACAATCTCTTTTTATAAATACTTCAATATTCAAGACCCTGCTGCATTTCGCAATGAATGGTACCAACAATTCAAAGCGTTGAGTGTATTTGGTCGTGTGTATATTGCTAAAGAAGGGATCAACGCACAAATTAGCGTACCTGCCTCTAATGTAGATGCGTTGCGTGAACTTATCTACGCAACAGACCCGGCCTTAAATGATCTGCGTTTGAACATTGCTATTGATGATGATGGCAAGTCCTTCTGGGTACTACGTATGAAAGTACGTGACCGTGTTGTTGCCGATGGTATTGATGACGAAACCTTTAATCCTGCCAATACTGGACAGTATCTGAAAGCAGATCAAGTCAATGCGATGATCGATGACCCAAATACTATTTTTGTCGATATGCGCAACCACTATGAATATGAAGTAGGTCACTTTGATAATGCGATTGAGGTGCCATCAGACACCTTTAGAGACCAACTGCCAATGGCGGTTGAAATGCTGCAAGACCAGAAAGATAAAAATGTGGTGATGTATTGCACGGGCGGTATCCGCTGTGAAAAAGCGAGCGCCTACATGCTACATAACGGTTTCCAAAATGTTTATCATGTGGAAGGCGGGATCATTGAATATGCGCGTAAAGCAAAAGAACAAGGCTTGCCACTGCGCTTCAAAGGTAAAAACTTTGTGTTCGATAACCGTATGGGTGAGCGTATTACGGATGACACCTTAGCGCATTGCCATCAGTGTGGGGAAGTCTGTGACACTCACACTAACTGCAAAAATGACGGTTGCCATTTACTGTTTATTCAATGCCCAAGCTGCGCTGAAAAATATGAAGGCTGCTGCAGTCATGCGTGTACTGAAGAGATGAAGTTGCCTGAAGAAGAGCAGCGTATTCGCCGCGCTGGTCGTGAAGTGAGTAATAAAATATTTAATAAATCTCGTCATCGTTTAGCGGACGGACTGTTAAATAGCGAAAAGTAG
- a CDS encoding MgtC family protein: MFFTPDILNLLSAMCLGALIGAERQWRQRMAGLRTNALVATGAAVFILSSVTTSPDSPGRIAAQIVSGIGFLGAGVIMREGMNIRGLNTAATLWCSAGIGVLCGLGQYSLATIATLLILCANILLREAAAKINRQPQQQALDVEQRYKIRVMCHQGDEILVRTLILQAINGLHIRLQSLSSADTLKPEQLEVCAEFLATPVEQKEIEALVCRISLEQSVSAINWKVASELPA, from the coding sequence ATGTTTTTCACACCGGATATATTAAATCTTTTATCTGCAATGTGCCTTGGTGCATTAATTGGCGCAGAGCGTCAATGGCGCCAAAGAATGGCTGGATTGCGTACGAATGCATTAGTTGCGACGGGAGCTGCCGTATTTATTTTGAGTTCAGTGACGACTTCACCAGATAGCCCTGGCCGAATTGCTGCACAAATTGTGTCAGGGATTGGCTTCTTAGGTGCTGGAGTGATCATGCGTGAAGGCATGAATATTCGAGGTCTGAATACTGCCGCAACACTATGGTGTTCAGCAGGGATTGGTGTGTTATGCGGGTTAGGGCAATACTCACTAGCCACAATAGCTACATTATTGATTTTATGTGCAAACATTCTATTGCGAGAAGCTGCAGCAAAAATTAATCGCCAGCCGCAACAGCAGGCATTAGATGTTGAACAACGCTATAAAATACGGGTGATGTGTCACCAAGGTGATGAAATCCTTGTTAGAACGTTGATTTTACAAGCCATTAATGGGCTGCATATTCGCTTACAGTCATTGAGTAGCGCAGATACATTGAAACCAGAACAGCTGGAGGTGTGTGCAGAGTTTCTTGCCACTCCAGTAGAGCAAAAAGAGATAGAAGCATTGGTTTGCCGGATTAGTCTTGAGCAAAGTGTCAGTGCTATCAATTGGAAAGTGGCATCGGAGCTACCCGCTTGA
- the mgtA gene encoding magnesium-translocating P-type ATPase, whose product MTEIRHQRKGAKAPARQKFIVGEQASKNIEQVLNEYQTNLLGLSENEALDRLVVEGENEVAHEKAPPAWKQLLTSFKNPFIFVLMILAIVSFFTDYVIPERQGEETDLTGVIIIVTMVVLSGLLRFWQEYRTNKAAEALKSLVRTTATVFRRDDRTGRSIRKEVPIKCLVPGDIVLLSAGDMVPADLKLVESRDLFISQAILTGESIPVEKYDTLANVSAKSLEPASPTENELLEISNICLMGTNVTSGTARGIVVATGSKTYLGSLAKSIVGTRAQTAFDRGVNSVSWLLIRFMLVMVPIVLLINGFTKGDWFEATLFSLAVAVGLTPEMLPMIVSSNLAKGAIAMSKHKVIVKRLNAIQNFGAMDVLCTDKTGTLTQDRIILEHYLDSNGQKDSRILQLAWLNSFHQSGAKNMMDQAIIRRGRGNDKVEQLKAYQKIDELPFDFIRRKLSVTVKTPEGDALLICKGAAEEMLAVCHSYQHDGHTTLLDDQAKARIEELVSDYNKQGFRVLLLATRSLNDAEALLPLSAQAEQQLELQGILTFLDPAKESAISAIAALRENGVMVKVLTGDNAVITEKICDDVGLNIDEIMTGLEVEAMNDEELKTKVEQVSVFCKLTPLQKSRILKLLQANGHTVGFLGDGINDAPALRDADVGISVDTGTDIAKESADIILLEKDLMVLEQGVIKGRETFGNIIKYLNMTASSNFGNVFSVLIASAFIPFLPMLAIHLLVQNLLYDMSQLALPWDKMDKEFLKRPRKWDAKNIGRFMIWIGPTSSIFDITTFALMWYVFQANSIAHEALFQSGWFVEGLLSQTLVVHMLRTQKIPFIQSTAALPVLLTTGIIMALGLYIPFSSFGTMIGLQPLPMEYFPWLVLTLVSYCFVAQGMKHIYIKRFGTWL is encoded by the coding sequence ATGACTGAAATAAGGCATCAGCGCAAAGGCGCAAAAGCCCCTGCACGCCAAAAATTCATTGTTGGCGAACAAGCGAGTAAAAACATTGAGCAGGTTCTCAATGAATATCAAACTAACCTTTTGGGCTTATCTGAGAATGAAGCTCTCGACCGCCTAGTGGTAGAAGGTGAAAATGAAGTTGCTCATGAAAAAGCGCCTCCTGCTTGGAAGCAATTACTCACTTCTTTTAAAAATCCATTTATTTTTGTTTTGATGATCCTCGCGATTGTGAGTTTCTTTACTGACTATGTGATCCCAGAGCGTCAAGGTGAAGAGACTGATTTAACGGGCGTTATCATCATTGTCACGATGGTTGTATTAAGCGGATTGCTACGTTTTTGGCAAGAATATCGAACCAATAAAGCGGCAGAAGCCTTGAAATCCTTGGTTAGAACCACGGCTACTGTATTCCGCCGCGATGATAGAACCGGACGTTCTATTCGTAAGGAAGTACCGATCAAATGCTTAGTACCAGGGGATATCGTTTTATTATCGGCAGGGGATATGGTTCCCGCGGATTTAAAACTAGTGGAATCTCGAGATCTATTTATCAGCCAAGCCATTTTAACGGGGGAATCTATCCCAGTTGAAAAATATGACACTCTCGCAAATGTGTCCGCAAAAAGCTTGGAGCCCGCATCACCGACAGAAAATGAATTACTTGAAATTTCCAATATTTGTTTGATGGGTACCAATGTGACGAGCGGGACGGCGAGGGGCATTGTGGTTGCAACGGGAAGCAAAACGTACCTAGGTTCGCTGGCCAAATCGATTGTTGGAACTCGAGCTCAAACTGCTTTTGATCGCGGTGTGAATAGTGTGAGTTGGTTACTGATCCGCTTTATGCTGGTAATGGTGCCGATTGTCTTATTAATCAATGGATTCACTAAAGGCGATTGGTTTGAGGCAACACTATTTTCATTGGCAGTTGCTGTAGGGTTAACCCCTGAAATGTTACCGATGATTGTGAGCTCGAACCTTGCAAAAGGGGCGATAGCCATGTCTAAGCATAAGGTTATCGTTAAACGGCTCAATGCGATTCAGAACTTTGGTGCGATGGATGTACTCTGTACGGATAAAACAGGAACGCTAACGCAAGATCGCATCATTTTAGAGCATTATCTCGACAGTAATGGGCAAAAAGATAGTCGAATTTTGCAATTGGCGTGGTTGAATAGTTTCCATCAAAGTGGTGCCAAAAACATGATGGATCAGGCAATTATTCGACGTGGCCGTGGCAATGATAAGGTCGAGCAGTTGAAGGCTTATCAAAAAATTGATGAACTACCGTTTGATTTTATTCGCCGAAAATTATCGGTCACAGTAAAAACCCCTGAAGGTGATGCTTTATTGATCTGTAAAGGGGCAGCGGAAGAGATGTTGGCTGTTTGTCATAGTTATCAGCATGATGGACATACCACCTTATTAGATGATCAAGCTAAAGCTAGGATTGAGGAGCTGGTCAGTGACTATAATAAACAGGGTTTCCGGGTATTATTGCTGGCAACGCGTTCATTAAATGATGCAGAAGCTTTGTTACCGTTATCAGCTCAGGCAGAGCAACAGCTTGAGTTACAAGGTATTCTTACATTTTTAGACCCTGCAAAAGAGAGTGCAATTTCGGCTATTGCTGCACTAAGAGAAAATGGTGTGATGGTCAAAGTTCTTACTGGCGATAATGCCGTGATCACTGAAAAAATTTGCGATGATGTAGGTTTGAATATTGATGAGATTATGACGGGTCTTGAAGTCGAGGCGATGAATGATGAGGAGCTGAAAACAAAAGTTGAACAAGTTTCCGTTTTCTGCAAATTAACCCCACTGCAAAAATCTCGGATCCTAAAATTACTACAAGCAAATGGGCATACGGTTGGTTTTCTGGGGGATGGGATCAATGATGCGCCGGCTTTACGGGATGCGGATGTCGGTATATCCGTGGATACAGGCACCGATATTGCGAAAGAATCTGCGGATATTATTCTGCTAGAAAAAGATTTAATGGTATTAGAACAAGGCGTTATCAAAGGAAGAGAAACGTTTGGGAATATTATTAAGTATTTAAATATGACCGCAAGCTCTAACTTTGGAAATGTGTTTTCCGTTCTGATTGCGAGTGCATTTATTCCGTTCTTACCGATGTTAGCTATTCATTTACTAGTTCAAAACCTGCTGTACGATATGTCCCAACTCGCATTACCGTGGGACAAAATGGACAAAGAGTTTTTAAAACGTCCACGTAAATGGGATGCGAAAAATATTGGGCGCTTTATGATTTGGATTGGTCCAACATCGTCCATTTTTGACATCACGACATTCGCCTTAATGTGGTATGTGTTCCAAGCTAATAGTATCGCCCATGAAGCGCTATTCCAATCCGGTTGGTTTGTTGAGGGATTACTGTCGCAAACCTTGGTTGTTCATATGTTACGGACACAAAAAATCCCATTCATTCAAAGTACGGCTGCGTTACCCGTGTTACTGACAACAGGGATCATTATGGCTCTTGGGCTTTATATTCCGTTCTCATCATTTGGTACGATGATTGGCTTGCAGCCTTTGCCAATGGAATATTTCCCTTGGTTAGTACTGACATTAGTGAGTTATTGCTTTGTCGCGCAAGGTATGAAGCACATCTATATTAAACGCTTTGGAACGTGGTTATAA
- the bssS gene encoding biofilm formation regulator BssS: MNRKSDVIQTHPVVGWDISTVDAYDAMMLRLHYLPEQNNSLDSAIIDKTMWLTTDVAKQLINILQAGIDKIESGEYLESDFKTH, from the coding sequence ATGAATAGAAAAAGCGATGTAATCCAAACTCACCCTGTTGTTGGCTGGGATATCAGTACTGTCGATGCCTACGATGCGATGATGCTACGTTTACATTACCTCCCTGAACAGAACAATAGCCTGGATAGCGCAATAATTGATAAAACCATGTGGCTGACAACAGATGTAGCCAAACAGCTGATTAATATTCTTCAGGCTGGAATTGATAAGATTGAGTCTGGCGAATATCTTGAATCTGATTTCAAAACTCATTAG